In the Candidatus Bathyarchaeia archaeon genome, TATTGTTGGAGGCGGAAAATATGGTTGCCACGCCGTGGAATTGCTCAAGACCCAAAACAAAAGCTTCATTGTAGTGGATCCTGACCCAAACTGTCAAGCCGTCAAACGCTTCAACCTAAAAACCCCCACTGACCCAAGCGCCAAGGGGAAGCACTTTGTTGTGGGTGACCTTCCCAAAGCAATCGAACTCATCGACGCCCTCAAACCCGACTACGTCTTCCCCACTGCCCCCGTGCATATCGCGGCGGATATGGCGAAAATCAAGTTTTCCCTTGCCCCCTGGGTGGACGCCATAAATACCATTTTGCCCCGGCTGCCCGCCTCCGTTGTGTTGCTGGCTGGCAAAGGCAAACTCATCGTCAGCTTTAACCGCGACCACGAATGCCAAGAACTCTGCTCCATGCCCGAAACCTGCCCCACCTCCAAAATAACCAAACCCTGCACCATGACGCGGCTGATGCGTTACGCCAGCCCCGAAGCCTTCATCCTGATAAGCCACTCCATGGCTCCAGGTATGGGCGCGCTTAAGGGCACGGAGCTTTTGAAGTTTTTCCGCTGGGCAGAAACCAAACCCCAATTCATCGTGGGTACGGCTTGCGATTGCCACGGCGTCTTTTCGGCATTCAAAAAAGTCTAAAGAGTTTGGGAAAGAGGAGCGCCGCTATTTGAGGGAGCGGACGGCTTGGGTGTACATGTTTGAGGAGACGCCTGCAATGAGTCCGCCGATGGCGTCATTGCTTATTGGACCCAGTTTTTTCAGAATTCCCGGTTTTGCTTGGTCAAACCGCGTGAACTCAAACAGCCCCCGTGCACCTGCGATGTAGCCTGCAACTGCCATGCCGATGAGTTCGTCGGCTACTAGCCCTGGGCGCCCCAGAAACACTTCTTGTGTTAAACCTGGGATTTTCCCTGCCTCTGCAGCTTCCTGCGCCAAGTAGGCTGCTGTTATCAGTGTGGCTATGTTGGGGTCTGTTAATGCGTCAAGAAACTCTCTGGTTAATGTTTGGGTGGCTTTCTCTTTGGTTTCCACCCCTGGATGAGGAACATAAAACTCCAGTGCAGTATCGAGGAGGTCTTGAAGGGTTACGCCTTTTTCTTCCAGATACGTCAACATCGGCAGCTTGATTTCCGATTTCATTCTAATCACCCCAACAGACACAGAGCTTTTTCTTAAGCATTGCGTGCTGGCTGGAAGATTTCACCTTTTTGCAAGGGCAAAGTTGTTTGTTTTGTGTTTTTGGGAAAGTTTATATTCGCTATGGCGGTTGGATAATCCATCTTACGTTAAAAGAGTGTTTGAAAAAATGGTGAATACACGTTTAGCCGCAATCGTTGCAATTGTTATAATCGCGGTTGCTTCAATCGGCGTCTTCATGTACTATCAAGGATCCACAGGCAACGAGCCTACGCCCAGCAGTTCGCCTTCTCCCACATTTACTCCATCCCCCACCCCAACGGTTACAAGTACTCCAACAAGCACCCCTACCCCGACAGCGAATAGTCCGTCTCCCACCTCCTCACCGACAACCTCACCTTCCAACAGTCCCACCTCAACTGTAACTCCTTCTCCAACAGCCACCGCAACGGCTTCGCCCTCTCCTTCTGCTTCTCCTTCCCCCACAGCTACCCCTACGCCTTCACCGACTCCATCCCCTACACCTGTGTTTCCAGTGTCTGTAACTGACGACGAAGGTAACACCATTACCTTAAACCAGTACCCTCAACGGATTGTTTCGTTGGCTCCCGCTAACACGCAAATGATTTTCGCTGTTGGCGCAGGCAACGCTGTCGTGGGTGTCACAGACTACTGCAACTATCCCTACAACTTCTCCGCTTGGATAGCGGCAGGGAACATGTCCAGCATAGGCAACTATTACCAACCCGCAATCGAGCCCATCGTGGAATTGAACCCTGACTTGATTGTGGCAAGTTTAGGAAGTATTGACGCTGCTGACCAACTTCGAAGTTTAGGCTACAACGTTTTAACCCTAAACCCTGCAGACCTTGACGAAATTATGCAGGATATGCTCAAGTTAGGTCAAGCGACAGGACACGACACTGACGCCCAAAACGAAGTTGCAACCATGCAGCAAAGAATAGATGTTGTCGTTAACGGAGTGAAAACTGCAACTACCCGACCTCTGGTGTACCATGAAATCTGGAGCGACCCCTACATGAGCGTTGGCAGCACATCCTTTGTCACCGACATGATAAACATGGCTGGCGGACAAAACATCTTTGAAAACGCAACCGAAGCATACCCCGTTGTCAGCTCCGAAGCCATAATCGAAGAGAACCCCGACATCATGGTTTTCCCCACACAGATGGGTGTGGAAAGTTTCTGGGGCAACTACTCAACTGTAGCTGCTAGAGCTGGCTGGGGCTCAATAACTGCTGTTGTCAACAACAAAATGTACACTGTAAGCGGCGACATCATCGACGAGCCTGGACCCCGACAAGTCGAATCGCTGGAGCTTCTCGCAAAGATAATTCACCCCGAGATATTCGGCGAATACCACGATACATCATAAATACCACCTCTTTTTTTATTTGTAAGGCTGGAGCAACCATCCCTTGGACACTAACAAAAAACAAAATGCACCTATTCGCAAGTCACGCTGGAAAGCATATTTCCTCTTGCTTATACTAGTTTTTCTGGGAACCATCTTCTTGTCCCTAAACATGGGTTTCTCCCAGATTCCCCCTCTGGACACTCTTCAGATTCTTTTAAAAAACATCCCGTTCATCGGCGACTCCATAACTCTCACGCCCTTCCAAGCTGCCAAAGAACCCATAATAATGCTGGTACGCTTACCACGCATCGTCTGCGGAGCTCTGGTCGGCGCCGCACTGGCAACTTCAGGCATGATATTTCAAGGGCTGTTCCGAAACCCCATGGCTGACCCCTACACCACCAGCGCATCCTCTGGTGCTTCTCTGGGCGCAGCCTTAGCCATAGTGTTTAGCATCTCCATCTTCGGGCTTGGAACCATACCCATCTTTGCCTTTATAGGCTGCATGGTGTCCGTGCTTGTGGTTTACTCCATTTCTCGAGTCGGCTCCCGAGTCCCAATAACCACCCTGCTGCTGTCAGGTATCGCAGTAAGCATCTTTGAGTTAGCTATTGTGACGTACCTGCAAACCATCGCAGGCGACAAACTGGGGCCTTTGACTTTCTGGTTAATCGGCAGCTTAAGCTCCACCCGAACCACTTGGACAGGCGTTTCAACCATCTTGCCCTTTGTCCTGTTTGGTGTTATTGTCACTTTCCTCTATTCACGGGACCTCAACCTGCTCACTTTGGGCGAAGACCAAGCCCAACACTTAGGAATGAACATTGAACGAACCAAACTGATACTCATGTTGATTGGTGCCCTGCTGGCGGGTGCAGCGGTTTCCATAAGCGGCTTAATCGGCTTCATAGGCTTAATGGTGCCCCACCTTGCAAGGTTACTGGTTGGACCCGACCACAAAGTCCTGCTTCCCGCCTCCATATTCACAGGTGCCATATTCCTCGTCCTCTGCGACGGCTTAACGCGGTTCCTGACCTCCCCCACCTCCCCCAGCGAAGTGCCCGTGGGCGTCATCACCGCAGTGACAGGCGTGGTTTTCTTCCTGTTCCTCCTACGAAGAAAGAAAAGGATCGATGCACTTTGAGGCGTAAATCATGGTAAACTTGAAGATTGAAGGTGTCGACTGCTTCTACGAGTCAGTGAAGATTCTGGAAAACGTACATTTCACGGTTAAAACCGGCACGTTTCTGGGCATCTTAGGACCCAACGGCTCAGGCAAAACCACCCTACTCAAAAGCATAAGCCGCGTGCTTAAACCACGCAAAGGCGCCATCCTAATTGATAACTCTGATGTGTACAAGATGAAGATTGGTGAAGTTGCCCGAAGCATGGCGGTGGTTCCTCAGGACAGTTCTGTTGCCTTCAGCTTCACTGCCCTGCAAGTTGTCCTCATGGGGCGTGCACCTCACCTTTCTAGGCTTCAAAGCGAAAGCGAAAAAGACCTCAACATTGCCAAGCAAGCCATGGAATACACCTACACTTGGAATTTAGCTGACCGTCTGGTGACTGAATTGAGCGGAGGCGAACGGCAACGGGTAATAATCGCACGCGCCCTCACGCAGGAACCCAAGATTCTGCTGCTCGACGAGCCCACAAGCCACCTAGACATATGCAACCAACTGGAAATCATGGACCTTCTCAAACAGCTTTGCAACGAGAAAAAGCTGCTGATTGTGGGCGTCTTTCACGACTTCAACCTAGCCGCTCGATACTGCGACTCCCTTATCCTGCTGAAAGATGGCAAAATCGTTGCCGCGGGTGCAGCATCGGAAACCTTGACCAATGAAAACATTAAAGACGTTTTCGGAATCGACGTTATCGTAAACAAGCATCCCGTCACAGATTTACCCTTTGTCATTCCCGTTTCAAAACCCAAAGGTCAAAAACAAAAAGAACTGTCCGTACACGTCATTTGCGGCGCGGGCACAGGCAGCACGCTGATGCGCATCTTGACGGAATCAGGCTACAACGTCACCACAGGAGTGCTAAACCTGTTGGATACGGATTTCCAGACGGCACAATACCTTAAGGTTCCCGTAGCCTCTGAGGCGCCGTTTTCCCCTGTTACTGAGAAAGCGCAAAAAGCAAATTTTGACATGATTGCTCAGGCAAACATTGTAGTTTTGACTTCGGTGCCGTTTGGACTGGGCAACTTGGTGAATTTAGAGGCGGCAAAAGCTGCCCTCAAGAGAGGCACACCCACGTATGTTCTTGAAGAAGTCCCCATTGAAGTGCGAGACTTCACAGATGGCAAAGCAAAAGCAATGTATGAGGAGTTGAAACAGCTGGGTGCAATTATAGTGAAGTCGCAGGATGAGCTTTTGCATTTGCTTCACATTTCTGAGGAAAAAACTAAACCGGACCTGTTGGAACCTGCCTTGGTGGCGGACCACTTGAAGTCCAATTTGGCTTCCAAGGAAACTGATATAACAAACAAAACAAAAGCATAATTGAATGAGGAGGAAACGATTGTGAAAGTTGTTGCCGCGTGGAGTGGAGGAAAAGACAGCTGTTTTGCATACTATAAAGCGTTAAAGGAAGGTTTAGATGTTACGAGCCTTGTCACTTTTATGCGTGACGAGAATATGTCGAATTTTCACGGCATACGCTCTGACCTTCTGAATGCGCAGGTTAAGGCTTTGAATAAGCCGCTGGTTAAACGCATCACAACCCCAAGCACCTACGAGCAACTGTTCAAAGAAACCCTGCTTCAACTCAAAGACCACGGCGTCGAAGGCTTAGTCACCGGCGACATCTACGAGGTCGCAGGACACGAAGAACGCTGGCTAGAACGCGTCCTCAGCGAAGTCGGTTTAAAACCAATCAGGCCGCTGTGGCAGGGAAACACCACCGAAATCTTCAAAGAATTCATCGCCGCAGGCTTTAAAGCCACCGTGGTGCGAACCAAACTGCCCGTGTTAGGCGAAGAATGGCTAGGCAGGCAACTGAACGCAGAATTCCTCTCCGACATCCAAAAACATCCTAACGTGGATCCCTGCGGCGAAGGCGGCGAATACCACACCGTAGTCACTGACGGACCCATCTTTAACAGCAGCATCGAACTTACAAAAACCAGCAAGCTCTCAGTCGGCGGCTTTGGACGCTTAGAAATTCTGGACTTCAAAGTCAACCCAAAAAGTTAGAGGTAGCCGAGAAATCTCCGATGTGGAAAGAAGTCAAAAACCTCTTTGCGTTTCTTACGGTTATCCCTGTCCGTATGGATATGGATTGCCTGACGGATTCAGCTAAGCTCATGTGGTTTTTTCCGTTAGTGGGCGCCTTTTTGGGGCTGCTGGCGGGCTTGTTCGGCTGGGCAGTCAGCTTTGTTCTCCCAACGTTGGTCACTGGCGTGTTGGCTGTTGGCGTTTTGCTTTTGCTTACGGGGCTGCATCACGCCGATGGACTGCTGGATTTTGGCGACGCCGTCATGTATCAGGGCACGGCGGAACGAAAAATCGAAATCATGCACGACCAACTCACAGGCGCAGGCGCAATCGGCTTAGGCTTAATGACCTATCTTGTCACCGCCTTAGCAGTTGGCGCACTTGGGCAAACCGTTACCTACGGCGGCTTCGCGGTTCCTGTAATTCTGCCCGCCCTTATCGTGGTGGAAATGTCCGCCAAGCTATCCATGGTTGTATGCACTTGGGCAGGCAAAGCCGTCCACACAGGCATGAACTCCCCCTTCATGGAAGCCATGCACGGCAAACACGGCAGCTTACGATTGGCAGCGGCGTTGGCGGTGTCTTTGGCGGTTGCGGTGCCGCTTCTGTGGATTGCAGGGGCTGTTACGGTCATAACTGCGGTGGTTGCTGGGCTTGTGATGGTGGCGATTGCGCATCGGCATTTTGGGGGCGTAACAGGCGACGTTTTAGGCGCAACAAACGAACTTACCCGCATGGTCTGCGTGGTTGTCCTGCTGGCGGTGTTGCCATGAAAACCACCGCGCTGGTTATGGCGGGCGGTAAAGGCACCCGCATGGCGTTGACGCAGGAAAAGCCGCTGCTTGAGGTGGGCGGAAAACCCGTGGTCTCACTCGTTCTTGACGCGTTGGCAAACGCGGAGAAGCTGAATTCAGTGGTGGTGGCGGTAAGCGATTACACCCCAAAAACCGCCGCGTACCTCGCCGGCTTTTCCGTGAAAGTGGTCAAAACGCCAGGCAAAGAATACGTTTCCGACATGGGCTACGCAGTCAAAGTGCTAGGGCTGGAAACGGTGCTGGCAATTGCAGCTGACATGCCCCTGATTACAGGCGAAATCATCGACGATGTTCTAGAAAAGTACGTCTCATGTGGAAAGTCTGCGTTGGTGGTGGCTGTCCCCTTAGAAACTAAGCGTAAACTGGGCATGAGTTTGGGTTACGCTTTTGACCATGAGGGGCAACAAGTGGTTCCCGCAGGCATAAACATCAACGACGGTAGACGAATCGACGATGAAGAACTCGAACAGGATGTCTACGTGTTGGACAGGGTGGAGGTCGCCGTAAACATCAACACAGTGGACGAGTTGAAACGAGCACAGGAACTTTTTGCCCAGACGCATAAAACTTAGCAAAGCTCTAAAGTTGTGCGGTTCTGGTAGGTTTTTCTTTTGTCAATGCTTCTTTACAAACAACCTTTTAGGCTATACCTCATCAACAGGTATTGGCGACATAGGCATGTTTAAGCCGTTTATGGGGCTAATGATGTTCCTCATCCTTTTCGGCGGATTAACCTTCGCATTCCTCCCCCTTGCCTTCGGGCAGAACGGAACCCGCGTCGGTGGCGTAGTTTCCACAGACACCGCATGGACAGCGGCAAACAGCCCATACATGCTTACCCAAAACGTTACCGTCAGTTCAGATGCAACGTTAACAATTGAGCTTGGAACCACCATATTCTCATTAATGGATACGTCTGACTGGGTTCCCTACTCTATTATTGTGCAAGGCACCCTAGTCGCCAAAGGAACCCCCGCTAACCCCACCAACATCACCCTAACAAGTGGACAAATAATCTTTGAAAACACAAGCCAAAGCTACAACCCACAAACTGGAGCAGGCAGCACCTTAGACGGCGTGATTCTTCAAAAAACCGCCCTCTCCATCTCCAGCTCGCCCCGCATTCATAACGTAACCATGTCGGGTGCAGGAAAAGAAAACGTAATCACAATCTACACAGGTGCCCCAGAAATCTCCAACAGCTCCATAACCGCAGGCGTAGACAACATAAACCTCATAAACGTAAAATCTGGTTCACCCCAAATCCTAAACAACAATTTGACAGCCTTTGTGGACAATGGGCTGCTGGATTTGTTTGGCGTGGCTTCTTCGAATTTGAACAGGCACGGCACCGTCGATGCCGTGTTCGTGGGCGGCGGAAACCCATACATTTACGGCAACGTCATGTCCCGATGCAAAGACGCCGCTATCTATGTCAGGGCAGGCAACCCGACCATTGAAGCCAACCTCATAACAAACAATGCTGTTACGATAACCGCCAACTTCTTTGCAACACCACTCATCAAAGAAAACCAGTACATCGACAACGGTTCCCCAAGCCGACCCGAAGAAACCCCTAACTCAACACCCTTGCCCGCCGCGCTGAGCATTGATGTTTCGCCTTCAACCGTGCAGTTCGGTTCAACTGTAACCGTAAGCGGCGACTTCATGGTAAACGGCACCAGAGTTGACGTGGTGGCTGTTGACCAGTTTGGCAACAGGTTCGTGGGTGCAGTTGCGGTGCAGACTGGCGGAAACTTCCGTTTTACGTGGGTGCCTTCAGTGGCTGGAACCTACAACGTAATGGCGACTCTTCGAGCAATCGATTACAAGGGCGACTACTACAGAGTGGAGCCCACAGCCCTGACAACCCTGACCGTTTCCTCACCGCCACCGCCTGTGTCACCCAGCACAATGGACACCCCAACTATGACCATGCAACCAACTATCTATCCGACAGCCTCGCTGACTGCAGCATCGACCCAAAACCCAACAAACAACAATGGCATTCCCGCGTGGGTGCAGGGTATGCTCATAGTCACAGTGGCAGTCCTGATTGCTGTGGCTTTAATAGTGGCGTTCAGAGTTGTGCTTAGGCGAAAAAGCAAAAGTTAGCGTTTTAGCGAACTCCTATACTCCCGCAGCTTTTCCAAATCAAAATCCTTGGTCAGCACCGAATCCTCCAACGCGTCAGATACTTCTTGTTCTATGCCCCATGGGGTGATGAATGCGCTTCGTCCGCCCCGAGCGTTGCTGCTGACGTTGCCAATTTTGATGAGGTAAATGCCGTTTTCCATCGCCAACTTGAACGTTAACGGGTGCCCCTTCACTGGCGGGTGCGTGCCCATGGCGGCGACAGGCAGAAAAACCAGTTCCGCGCCCAAGTCCGCGACAGCTTTAATGGTTGGGGGGTCAAACATGTCCGCACAAACCAGCATCCCCACCTTGCAATGCTCTGTGTCAACGACGACGGGTTTGTCGCCTCGACTCACGCCCGCGTCAAGTTCAGCTTTAATGGGGTTCCGCTTGTGATACTTAACAACCAGGCTGCCACCATGCCAGAGGCTGCTGGTGTTGTAGAATTTGCCGTCTTCCTCCTCCAAAACCGTGCCACCCATCAAGTAAACGTCTGGGAATTCGCGGCTCATCCGCGCCAAAAACTCCCATGTGGCACGGTAGGTTTGGCGGCTTATGGCGGCTGCGTCGGTGAAGTGCTCCATGTTGTTAGGCACCGAAAAATACTCTGGCAACGCAATAAACGCGGGGTTCTGCTTGGCGGCTTGACGTATGCCTGCTTGCGCCGCGTCGAGGTTTTCTTGAAGGTCACTGCGGACTTTCATGTGAATTAGGCTTACTTTCAAGGCTTCAACCTTCACTGCTGCATCTCGTTAAAGAACTCCCATGCTACATTTACCCGCCAAGGGTCCCCTTTCTCGGTCAGGTAAATTTTTCCGTCCTGAGTCTGTACCAGCCCTTTCTGGTGAAGCATCTGCAGGGTAGCGGGGAATGCTTCTTCAGGTAACTTGCCAAACTGCGTCTTAAATTTCTCGCGGTCAACAGGCTCCCGAATGTACAAAAGCATCATGGCTCTAAGCATCTCCTGCTGAGGCGACGTGGTGGTTAAGCGGGCTATTGGAAGTTTACCTTCTTCAACAGCTGCGATGTAGCTTTTGATGTCTTCTAAGTCAGAGAAGATAAAGCCGCCCATGTTGCCCATGAAAAAGCCTGCGCCAGTGCCGACCACTTCTGAGGCTGCTTCTTTGAAGTCCTCTTTGATGCGGGAAAAACGGTTGTGGCAAGTTGGCAGATACCCGTGTGCCTTGAACAGTTGGTATGCTTCCATATACATCTCTAGTTCTTTTTCGTCGCCGCTTGGCTGCGGCACCTCTCCGGAGGCGATTTTTTTGGCAAGAACCGTTTCAGAATACAACTCCAAAGGGTAGCAGTCTACGCTTTCCACATCCAACTCTAAAGCCTGCTTAACGTCTTCGAGCCACTGGTTTGTGGTCTGCGAGGGCAAATTATACAGTAAATCAATGCTGACCCGTAATCCGTGTTTTTTGCAGCGCCGCAGCTTCTCTTTGGCGTCGTGGCTGCTGTCACGGAGCAGAAGCATCTGGCGCAGAGAATCATCAAACGTTTGGATACCTATGTCGAGTTGGTCGACTTTGTTGGCTGCTAAACTGCTGATTTTTGCTTCCGAAAGGTTGTTTGTGCAGGCGGTGAATTTGGTGGTACAATCGCTGGTTAAGTGAAAGTTTTTTCGGCAAAACTGTAGCATGTCCCCGATTTGGTCTTGGTTTAAGACGCTGGGGCTGCCTCCGCCAACGTAAATCTCGCCAAAAACGCTGCTCTGGACGTATCTGGTTTGGGCGTAGGTTGAAAGGGCTTTTTTCATTGCTTCCATGTATAGGGCGATGGTTTGTTTTTCGCAGTTTATGGGGAAATAGCAGAAGGCGCATCTGCCGTCGCAGAAGGGAATCCAGGGTTGTAGTTCTTTGTTTCCGCCTGTTTTGTTTTCTTGGCTGAGTAGCTGCGTGAAGTTGGCTAACTGTTCGGGGTTGGGGGTGGTGCAGTTTCTGTAGGTCATGGGGGGCCAGTGTTCGATTTTTGGGTAAGGCCATTTGGTTTGGTTGGGCAGCAAGTTTTTGGCATCCTTTGTTAAGAGCAACCCTTTAGGCATTTAAAGTTAACTAAACAAGGAATGTTTTGTCTTGGGTGAGGACAAGCGTTGGGGCTGCATGGCGGTTTATGGGGTGTTGTTCATTATTACTGCAACTTTTGATACATCTGTTTACTTTAAGCGCCGTTTTTGTATGCATATGGATAACCTTAAATAGTGCAAAAGTGTCAAA is a window encoding:
- a CDS encoding phosphatidylglycerophosphatase A; this encodes MKSEIKLPMLTYLEEKGVTLQDLLDTALEFYVPHPGVETKEKATQTLTREFLDALTDPNIATLITAAYLAQEAAEAGKIPGLTQEVFLGRPGLVADELIGMAVAGYIAGARGLFEFTRFDQAKPGILKKLGPISNDAIGGLIAGVSSNMYTQAVRSLK
- a CDS encoding ABC transporter substrate-binding protein; protein product: MVNTRLAAIVAIVIIAVASIGVFMYYQGSTGNEPTPSSSPSPTFTPSPTPTVTSTPTSTPTPTANSPSPTSSPTTSPSNSPTSTVTPSPTATATASPSPSASPSPTATPTPSPTPSPTPVFPVSVTDDEGNTITLNQYPQRIVSLAPANTQMIFAVGAGNAVVGVTDYCNYPYNFSAWIAAGNMSSIGNYYQPAIEPIVELNPDLIVASLGSIDAADQLRSLGYNVLTLNPADLDEIMQDMLKLGQATGHDTDAQNEVATMQQRIDVVVNGVKTATTRPLVYHEIWSDPYMSVGSTSFVTDMINMAGGQNIFENATEAYPVVSSEAIIEENPDIMVFPTQMGVESFWGNYSTVAARAGWGSITAVVNNKMYTVSGDIIDEPGPRQVESLELLAKIIHPEIFGEYHDTS
- a CDS encoding FecCD family ABC transporter permease; translation: MDTNKKQNAPIRKSRWKAYFLLLILVFLGTIFLSLNMGFSQIPPLDTLQILLKNIPFIGDSITLTPFQAAKEPIIMLVRLPRIVCGALVGAALATSGMIFQGLFRNPMADPYTTSASSGASLGAALAIVFSISIFGLGTIPIFAFIGCMVSVLVVYSISRVGSRVPITTLLLSGIAVSIFELAIVTYLQTIAGDKLGPLTFWLIGSLSSTRTTWTGVSTILPFVLFGVIVTFLYSRDLNLLTLGEDQAQHLGMNIERTKLILMLIGALLAGAAVSISGLIGFIGLMVPHLARLLVGPDHKVLLPASIFTGAIFLVLCDGLTRFLTSPTSPSEVPVGVITAVTGVVFFLFLLRRKKRIDAL
- a CDS encoding ABC transporter ATP-binding protein; amino-acid sequence: MVNLKIEGVDCFYESVKILENVHFTVKTGTFLGILGPNGSGKTTLLKSISRVLKPRKGAILIDNSDVYKMKIGEVARSMAVVPQDSSVAFSFTALQVVLMGRAPHLSRLQSESEKDLNIAKQAMEYTYTWNLADRLVTELSGGERQRVIIARALTQEPKILLLDEPTSHLDICNQLEIMDLLKQLCNEKKLLIVGVFHDFNLAARYCDSLILLKDGKIVAAGAASETLTNENIKDVFGIDVIVNKHPVTDLPFVIPVSKPKGQKQKELSVHVICGAGTGSTLMRILTESGYNVTTGVLNLLDTDFQTAQYLKVPVASEAPFSPVTEKAQKANFDMIAQANIVVLTSVPFGLGNLVNLEAAKAALKRGTPTYVLEEVPIEVRDFTDGKAKAMYEELKQLGAIIVKSQDELLHLLHISEEKTKPDLLEPALVADHLKSNLASKETDITNKTKA
- a CDS encoding diphthine--ammonia ligase; protein product: MKVVAAWSGGKDSCFAYYKALKEGLDVTSLVTFMRDENMSNFHGIRSDLLNAQVKALNKPLVKRITTPSTYEQLFKETLLQLKDHGVEGLVTGDIYEVAGHEERWLERVLSEVGLKPIRPLWQGNTTEIFKEFIAAGFKATVVRTKLPVLGEEWLGRQLNAEFLSDIQKHPNVDPCGEGGEYHTVVTDGPIFNSSIELTKTSKLSVGGFGRLEILDFKVNPKS
- the cobS gene encoding adenosylcobinamide-GDP ribazoletransferase, with amino-acid sequence MWKEVKNLFAFLTVIPVRMDMDCLTDSAKLMWFFPLVGAFLGLLAGLFGWAVSFVLPTLVTGVLAVGVLLLLTGLHHADGLLDFGDAVMYQGTAERKIEIMHDQLTGAGAIGLGLMTYLVTALAVGALGQTVTYGGFAVPVILPALIVVEMSAKLSMVVCTWAGKAVHTGMNSPFMEAMHGKHGSLRLAAALAVSLAVAVPLLWIAGAVTVITAVVAGLVMVAIAHRHFGGVTGDVLGATNELTRMVCVVVLLAVLP
- a CDS encoding NTP transferase domain-containing protein, producing MKTTALVMAGGKGTRMALTQEKPLLEVGGKPVVSLVLDALANAEKLNSVVVAVSDYTPKTAAYLAGFSVKVVKTPGKEYVSDMGYAVKVLGLETVLAIAADMPLITGEIIDDVLEKYVSCGKSALVVAVPLETKRKLGMSLGYAFDHEGQQVVPAGININDGRRIDDEELEQDVYVLDRVEVAVNINTVDELKRAQELFAQTHKT
- a CDS encoding carbon-nitrogen hydrolase family protein, which codes for MKVEALKVSLIHMKVRSDLQENLDAAQAGIRQAAKQNPAFIALPEYFSVPNNMEHFTDAAAISRQTYRATWEFLARMSREFPDVYLMGGTVLEEEDGKFYNTSSLWHGGSLVVKYHKRNPIKAELDAGVSRGDKPVVVDTEHCKVGMLVCADMFDPPTIKAVADLGAELVFLPVAAMGTHPPVKGHPLTFKLAMENGIYLIKIGNVSSNARGGRSAFITPWGIEQEVSDALEDSVLTKDFDLEKLREYRSSLKR
- a CDS encoding coproporphyrinogen-III oxidase family protein, which gives rise to MPKGLLLTKDAKNLLPNQTKWPYPKIEHWPPMTYRNCTTPNPEQLANFTQLLSQENKTGGNKELQPWIPFCDGRCAFCYFPINCEKQTIALYMEAMKKALSTYAQTRYVQSSVFGEIYVGGGSPSVLNQDQIGDMLQFCRKNFHLTSDCTTKFTACTNNLSEAKISSLAANKVDQLDIGIQTFDDSLRQMLLLRDSSHDAKEKLRRCKKHGLRVSIDLLYNLPSQTTNQWLEDVKQALELDVESVDCYPLELYSETVLAKKIASGEVPQPSGDEKELEMYMEAYQLFKAHGYLPTCHNRFSRIKEDFKEAASEVVGTGAGFFMGNMGGFIFSDLEDIKSYIAAVEEGKLPIARLTTTSPQQEMLRAMMLLYIREPVDREKFKTQFGKLPEEAFPATLQMLHQKGLVQTQDGKIYLTEKGDPWRVNVAWEFFNEMQQ